One genomic region from Streptomyces sp. Li-HN-5-11 encodes:
- a CDS encoding acyltransferase family protein — protein MFHAAPPPSQTRTPLPPASSGQSPAPGVPSARTSGEGGGRSGGQRDPFFDNAKYLAIVLVAVGHSWAPIKGDSRVLEALYNVVYTFHMPAFIIISGFFSRNFDLRPDRLKRLITGVAVPYVLFQAAYLLFRRFVGHSTEPLSLFVPWYLTWFLCALFVWRLTTPLWKLVRRPLPIALGVAVLASVTPGIGADLDLPRILRFLPCFVLGLCLKPEHFHLVRHRWVRIASVPVFAAALAVGWWTVPRMDAAWLYRQGSAQELGAPWWAGPVMVLALFGCALLLTACLFAWVPGRRTWFTSLGAGTLCGYLLHGFVVKGVLYAGGLELAWLHSTLGEILVTVLAAAVVTLLCTRPVRRVFRFATEPRMEWAFRRDATTRPARECEAAVSRTAEPETAMAR, from the coding sequence ATGTTCCACGCTGCCCCTCCCCCCAGCCAGACCAGAACACCGCTCCCCCCGGCCAGTTCGGGCCAGTCGCCGGCACCGGGAGTACCGAGCGCGCGGACGTCGGGTGAGGGCGGCGGCAGATCCGGCGGTCAGCGGGACCCGTTCTTCGACAATGCCAAGTACCTGGCCATCGTGCTGGTGGCCGTGGGGCACTCCTGGGCTCCGATCAAGGGCGACAGCCGTGTCCTCGAGGCCCTGTACAACGTCGTGTACACCTTCCACATGCCGGCGTTCATCATCATCTCCGGCTTTTTCTCCCGGAACTTCGACCTGCGCCCCGACCGGCTGAAGCGGCTGATCACCGGTGTCGCCGTGCCGTACGTGCTTTTCCAGGCCGCATATTTGCTCTTCCGGCGCTTCGTCGGCCACTCCACCGAGCCGCTCAGCCTTTTCGTCCCCTGGTACCTGACCTGGTTCCTGTGTGCCCTGTTCGTCTGGCGCCTGACCACGCCCCTGTGGAAACTGGTGCGCCGGCCGCTGCCCATCGCGCTCGGTGTCGCCGTGCTGGCGTCGGTCACCCCGGGCATCGGTGCCGATCTGGACCTGCCGCGCATCCTGCGGTTCCTGCCCTGCTTCGTGCTGGGCCTGTGCCTGAAGCCCGAGCACTTCCACCTGGTGCGGCACCGCTGGGTGCGGATCGCGTCGGTGCCGGTGTTCGCGGCGGCGCTGGCCGTCGGCTGGTGGACGGTGCCGCGCATGGACGCAGCGTGGCTCTACCGGCAGGGCTCGGCGCAGGAGTTGGGCGCGCCCTGGTGGGCCGGGCCCGTCATGGTCCTGGCGCTGTTCGGCTGTGCGCTGCTGCTGACCGCCTGCCTCTTCGCCTGGGTGCCGGGCCGGCGGACGTGGTTCACGTCGCTCGGCGCGGGCACGTTGTGCGGCTATCTGCTGCACGGGTTCGTGGTCAAGGGCGTGCTGTACGCGGGCGGGTTGGAGTTGGCCTGGCTGCACAGCACGCTCGGCGAGATCCTCGTCACCGTCCTTGCCGCGGCGGTCGTCACCCTGCTGTGCACCCGGCCCGTGCGACGCGTCTTCCGGTTCGCGACGGAGCCGAGGATGGAGTGGGCGTTCCGGCGGGACGCGACCACGCGGCCGGCCCGCGAGTGCGAGGCGGCCGTGAGCCGTACGGCCGAG